A single region of the Pygocentrus nattereri isolate fPygNat1 chromosome 27, fPygNat1.pri, whole genome shotgun sequence genome encodes:
- the pde4a gene encoding cAMP-specific 3',5'-cyclic phosphodiesterase 4C isoform X3 produces the protein MGVAEALEPTVSPRRHSSASGTYRLPTSSSYSSLQGRGGAELELGAAAAGGVLDGGGQAAERRTPLVDLFCETCSKPWLIGWWDQFKRMLNRELSHLSEMSRSGNQVSEYISTTFLDKQNEVEIPSPTLREREKPMCHISGVKKLTHSSSLTSAALPRFGIKTEQEDALARELNDLNKWGLNIFRVAEFSNNRPLSCIMFAIFQERDLFKTFRIPMDTFITYVMTLEDHYHANVAYHNSLHAADVTQSTHVLLSTPALDAVFTDLEILAALFAAAIHDVDHPGVSNQFLINTNSELALMYNDESVLENHHLAVGFKLLHEENCDIFQNLTKRQRQSLRKLVIDMVLATDMSKHMSLLADLKTMVETKKVTSSGVLLLDHYTDRIQVLRNMVHCADLSNPTKPLAVYRQWTERIMEEFFRQGDKERERGMEISPMCDKHTASVEKSQVGFIDYIVHPLWETWGDLVHPDAQDILDTLEDNRDWYQSTIPQSPSPPPLPDNELDSCIDKFQFELTLEGEPAQVVRPNHNHVEDDVLEMPEDQKEGAKLGAGGEDGEGEEVAVERVGRRRLQVQSVVEEEDEERHSDGSPVEEAEDEEVLSSPADDT, from the exons ATGGGTGTGGCGGAGGCCCTTGAGCCGACTGTCTCTCCTCGTCGTCATTCATCTGCCTCCGGGACCTACAGGCTGCCCACTTCCTCCAGCTACAGCAGCCTTCAGGGGAGGGGAGGGGCAGAGCTGGAGCTAGGGGCCGCTGCTGCTGGTGGCGTGCTTGATGGAGGAGGGCAAGCCGCTGAGCGTAGGACCCCCCTGGTGGACCTGTTCTGCGAGACATGTTCCAAACCATGGCTTATTGGATGGTGGGACCAG TTTAAGAGAATGCTGAACAGGGAGCTGTCTCATCTGTCTGAGATGAGCCGTTCAGGGAACCAGGTGTCTGAGTACATCTCAACTACCTTCCTAG ACAAGCAGAACGAAGTGGAGATCCCATCTCCAACGCTGCGGGAGCGTGAGAAGCCCATGTGCCATATCAGCGGCGTGAAGAAGCTGACGCATAGTTCCAGCCTGACCAGTGCTGCCCTGCCAAGGTTCGGCATCAAGACTGAGCAAGAGGATGCACTGGCCAGG GAACTAAATGACTTGAATAAGTGGGGCCTTAATATCTTCCGCGTGGCTGAGTTTTCCAATAACAGACCTCTGAGCTGCATAATGTTTGCCATCTTCCAG GAAAGGGATCTCTTCAAGACATTTCGTATCCCTATGGACACATTCATTACCTATGTGATGACGCTAGAGGATCACTACCACGCCAATGTGGCTTACCACAACAGCTTGCATGCAGCTGATGTTACACAGTCAACGCATGTGCTGCTGTCCACACCGGCACTGGAT GCTGTCTTCACTGACCTGGAAATACTAGCCGCATTGTTTGCTGCTGCCATCCATGATGTGGACCATCCAGGGGTTTCCAACCAGTTCCTCATCAATACCA ATTCTGAGCTGGCTCTGATGTACAATGACGAGTCTGTTCTGGAGAACCACCATTTGGCGGTAGGCTTCAAACTGCTCCATGAGGAGAACTGTGACATCTTTCAGAACCTGACCAAGAGGCAGCGACAGAGCCTCCGCAAGCTGGTCATTGACATG GTGCTGGCAACAGACATGTCAAAGCACATGAGTTTGCTAGCAGACCTAAAGACAATGGTGGAGACCAAGAAAGTGACCAGCTCAGGAGTGCTACTACTTGATCACTACACTGACCGTATACAG gTTCTGCGAAACATGGTGCACTGTGCTGACCTCAGCAATCCCACCAAGCCTCTGGCAGTGTACCGGCAGTGGACAGAGCGCATCATGGAGGAGTTCTTCAGGCAGGGAGACAAGGAGCGTGAACGTGGCATGGAGATCAGCCCAATGTGCGATAAACACACTGCATCTGTGGAGAAAAGTCAG GTGGGCTTTATTGACTACATAGTGCACCCCCTGTGGGAGACCTGGGGTGACCTGGTGCACCCCGATGCTCAGGACATCTTGGATACCCTGGAGGACAACAGGGACTGGTATCAGAGCACCATCCCCCAGAGCCCCTCCCCTCCTCCACTGCCAGACAACGAACTCGACTCCTGCATAGACAAGTTCCAGTTCGAACTCACTCTGGAAGGGGAGCCAGCCCAAGTAGTGAGACCAAACCACAACCACGTGGAAGATGACGTGCTGGAGATGCCAGAAGACCAGAAGGAAGGGGCAAAGCTTGGGGCTGGTGGGGAGGatggagaaggagaggaggTGGCAGTGGAGAGGGTGGGGAGGAGGCGACTGCAGGTTCAGTCGGTGGTGGAAGAGGAGGACGAGGAAAGACATTCAGACGGGAGTCCTGTGGAGGAAGCAGAGGATGAAGAGGTATTATCCTCTCCTGCCGATGATACGTGA